In the Hippoglossus stenolepis isolate QCI-W04-F060 chromosome 14, HSTE1.2, whole genome shotgun sequence genome, one interval contains:
- the fam163ab gene encoding protein FAM163A, producing MTAGTVVITGGILATVILLCIIAVLCYCRLQYYCCKKNGSDSGSISQQHFACNSCSVTGLDGSIVSPLSLSPPETARSSNPAKPGGGRRSYCPSCSPYDSPFYIRTTDEIRNGGERITYMPTHYENQALAMPLPAVRGSLLRETQRGRPPDFYTNTRAISTEV from the exons ATGACAGCTGGAACTGTTGTCATAACCGGAGGAATACTGGCCACAGTGATACTTCTGTGTATCATAGCTGTGCTCTGTTACTGTAGACTCCAG TACTACTGCTGTAAGAAGAATGGGTCTGACAGCGGCTCCATCTCTCAGCAACACTTTGCCTGCAACTCCTGCAGCGTCACCGGCCTGGACGGATCGATTGTCAGCCCACTGTCCCTGTCGCCGCCGGAGACGGCCAGATCCTCCAACCCCGCCAAGCCCGGCGGGGGTCGACGCAGCTACTGCCCCAGTTGCTCGCCCTATGACTCGCCCTTCTACATCCGCACCACCGATGAGATTCGCAATGGCGGCGAGCGCATCACCTACATGCCCACACACTATGAGAACCAGGCACTGGCGATGCCGCTGCCCGCCGTCCGAGGCTCCCTGCTGAGGGAGACTCAGCGAGGGCGGCCTCCTGATTTCTACACCAATACCCGCGCCATCAGCACCGAGGTGTGA